A window from Glandiceps talaboti chromosome 15, keGlaTala1.1, whole genome shotgun sequence encodes these proteins:
- the LOC144446774 gene encoding 3'-5' exoribonuclease 1-like, with translation MARPRFYLCIDLEATCFGRYHMFSSQPAPAGFQPEIIEIGAIILDSRTLQQKGEFQSVCRPVKHPVLSKYCLDLTEISQETVDKADTFPIVWGRFIDWMVSMGLSPTSQPTNFKLVTDGPFDCGRFIYTQFIISKLTYPSFASEFVELKTEYKSLKGQRRSRHWPNLAEMYDGLGLAQPKIEHRALSDAKCIAEVFRTLLQRRPRRAPPTMTMEPHIATR, from the exons ATGGCTCGCCCACGGTTTTACTTATGTATTGATCTCGAGGCTACCTGCTTCGGTCGTTATCACATGTTTTCATCACAGCCAGCACCAGCTGGGTTTCAACCAGAGATCATAGAAATCGGAGCAATCATTCTCGACTCCCGAACTCTTCAACAG AAAGGAGAGTTCCAGTCCGTGTGTCGTCCAGTGAAACACCCTGTCCTATCTAAGTATTGCTTAGATTTAACAGAGATATCACAA GAAACAGTTGACAAGGCAGACACGTTTCCTATAGTTTGGGGCCGATTTATTGATTGGATGGTTTCTATGGGCCTAAGTCCGACAAGCCAACCGACAAATTTTAAACTGGTTACTGATGG GCCGTTTGACTGTGGCCGATTTATTTACACCCAGTTCATCATCTCAAAGCTGACGTATCCAAGCTTTGCTTCCGAGTTCGTAGAACTGAAGACAGAGTACAAATCCTTAAAAGGGCAAAGGCGAAGCCGACATTGGCCGAATCTTGCCGAAATGTATGACGGTCTTGGTCTGGCACAACCGAAAATTGAACACCGTGCTTTGTCAGATGCAAAGTGCATTGCTGAGGTATTCCGAACCTTGCTTCAGCGTCGTCCTCGCCGTGCTCCACCCACAATGACTATGGAACCACACATTGCCACGCGTTAA
- the LOC144446453 gene encoding alpha-crystallin A chain-like — MSTIPFSHPFFDEFDASGSKMFDEEFGRMQDRMRAFMSGDPRSPLRSPGRSPLDEGSFFRGYYVAPSFQQQSGLQRQISRHEHSENKFRVMLDVQHFTPEEIEVKLVENKLCVHAKHEEKEDEHGSISREFTRQYVLPQDTDLDKVRSFLSQEGILTLEAPRLQSAVEAKKDEPIPITIKREDAKPVEGAASASTD, encoded by the coding sequence ATGTCGACGATCCCCTTTAGTCACCCTTTCTTTGACGAGTTCGATGCCTCAGGCTCGAAAATGTTCGATGAAGAGTTCGGAAGGATGCAAGATCGAATGAGAGCGTTCATGAGTGGAGATCCACGCTCACCTTTACGATCCCCCGGACGCTCTCCACTTGACGAGGGCAGCTTTTTCCGCGGATATTATGTGGCACCGTCATTTCAGCAACAGTCCGGGCTTCAACGACAGATCAGCCGTCATGAACACTCTGAAAACAAGTTCCGTGTTATGTTGGACGTCCAGCACTTTACCCCGGAGGAAATCGAAGTCAAGTTGGTAGAAAATAAGTTATGTGTACACGCAAAACACGAAGAAAAAGAAGACGAACACGGTTCGATTTCCCGTGAGTTCACACGTCAGTATGTGTTGCCCCAAGATACTGACCTAGATAAAGTCAGATCGTTCTTGTCCCAGGAAGGTATTCTTACCCTCGAAGCACCGAGACTACAGTCAGCGGTTGAAGCAAAGAAAGATGAACCCATCCCAATAACAATCAAGAGAGAAGATGCCAAACCAGTTGAAGGGGCCGCGTCAGCGTCGACCGACTAG